A single window of Butyricicoccus intestinisimiae DNA harbors:
- a CDS encoding type II glyceraldehyde-3-phosphate dehydrogenase: MNKVKVGVVGYGTIGQRLADGVVRMGDMELVGVANRTPNLGVRALKEKGMPYDLYMSDPKYADAYAEAGIPVCGTMEDLAEKCDILLDATPAGVGAENKKLFERMGKPCIFQGGEKNDVADVFFHGYANYEKGLDKQFLKLTSCNTTGLIRAVDCLDRNCGGIERVAITIIRRVADPGDYHRGLTNALKIDKAPSHQAVDLMTIMPHVEATGILVHTPVTHGHIITITAQGKQKITKEQALEAFKTHDRIRVVRIADGFLGNASMFKYARDLGNPRGDMYEIGLWEESIVEYGDQIMFAIYIPQEAVTIPETLDGVRAALHMQDTMEEATAKTNEYLGMAKWK, translated from the coding sequence ATGAACAAGGTAAAAGTTGGCGTCGTAGGTTACGGTACCATTGGTCAGCGTCTGGCTGACGGTGTTGTCCGCATGGGAGATATGGAACTCGTCGGTGTTGCAAACCGCACACCAAATCTGGGCGTGCGTGCCCTCAAGGAAAAGGGCATGCCGTATGACCTGTATATGTCTGACCCGAAGTACGCAGATGCTTATGCAGAAGCCGGCATTCCGGTATGCGGCACCATGGAGGATCTCGCAGAAAAGTGTGACATTCTGCTCGATGCAACTCCGGCGGGCGTTGGCGCAGAAAACAAGAAGCTGTTTGAGCGCATGGGCAAGCCGTGCATCTTCCAGGGCGGCGAAAAGAACGACGTCGCTGACGTATTCTTCCACGGTTATGCAAACTACGAAAAGGGTCTGGATAAGCAGTTCCTCAAGCTGACTTCCTGCAATACCACCGGTTTGATTCGTGCCGTTGACTGCCTTGACCGCAACTGCGGCGGTATCGAGCGCGTAGCTATCACCATCATTCGCCGTGTTGCCGATCCGGGTGACTATCATCGCGGACTGACCAATGCACTGAAGATTGACAAGGCTCCTTCGCATCAGGCTGTGGATCTGATGACCATTATGCCGCACGTAGAAGCAACCGGCATTCTGGTTCACACGCCGGTAACACACGGTCACATCATTACCATTACCGCACAGGGCAAACAGAAAATCACCAAGGAACAGGCACTTGAGGCATTCAAGACCCATGACCGCATCCGCGTTGTTCGTATCGCAGACGGTTTCCTCGGCAATGCATCCATGTTCAAGTATGCACGTGACCTCGGCAACCCGCGCGGCGACATGTATGAAATCGGCCTGTGGGAAGAATCTATCGTAGAATACGGCGATCAGATTATGTTCGCGATCTATATCCCGCAGGAAGCTGTCACCATTCCGGAAACACTGGACGGTGTACGCGCCGCGCTGCACATGCAGGATACCATGGAAGAAGCAACCGCTAAGACGAATGAATATCTGGGGATGGCAAAATGGAAATAA
- a CDS encoding NAD(P)-dependent oxidoreductase yields MPENKTRVAVLVQNELNLDLNEVFHDAVAQGAEIVNTPLYHTQDVQEVIAAAKGFDYVVAGREPWNAEVLSACADHLKGIARFGAGFETVDLEKATELGIAVCNAPGVNSKAVAEQALALTLAILRKITIYDRSLRADGVTAKMSQTLEGTVALLGFGNIGCEFAKLLSVFPVKVIAYDPYPNYQAANALGVEIVDLETAVRTADIISLHLPAVKTMKDFICKDVIDLMKDGVYIINTSRGYVVNEHDLADALRSGKIAGAALDAFKVEPFDPDSELKTLPNVVLTPHSAAVSTQAVRMVFNHCAGVIASYMRGDQPRSLLNPEYAKHR; encoded by the coding sequence ATGCCAGAGAACAAAACGAGAGTTGCTGTTCTGGTGCAGAACGAATTGAATCTCGATCTCAACGAGGTTTTTCATGACGCCGTCGCACAGGGCGCAGAAATTGTCAATACGCCGCTGTATCACACGCAGGACGTGCAGGAAGTAATCGCCGCAGCCAAGGGCTTTGATTATGTCGTAGCGGGACGCGAACCGTGGAACGCGGAAGTGCTCTCCGCCTGTGCCGACCATTTGAAGGGCATCGCTCGTTTTGGCGCTGGCTTCGAGACCGTCGATCTGGAAAAAGCCACTGAACTTGGCATCGCCGTGTGCAACGCACCAGGCGTCAATTCCAAGGCGGTCGCAGAACAGGCACTCGCCCTGACACTTGCGATTCTGCGCAAGATTACTATTTATGACCGCAGCCTGCGCGCGGATGGCGTCACGGCAAAGATGTCTCAGACGCTGGAAGGCACGGTTGCACTGCTCGGCTTCGGCAATATCGGCTGTGAATTTGCCAAGCTGCTCAGCGTATTCCCGGTCAAGGTCATTGCGTATGACCCGTATCCGAATTATCAGGCTGCCAACGCGCTGGGTGTAGAAATCGTCGATTTGGAAACCGCCGTGCGCACCGCTGATATTATCAGTCTGCATCTGCCCGCAGTCAAGACCATGAAGGACTTTATCTGCAAGGACGTCATTGATTTGATGAAGGACGGCGTGTATATTATCAACACGAGCCGCGGCTACGTCGTCAACGAACATGATTTGGCAGACGCGCTGCGCTCCGGCAAAATCGCCGGTGCTGCGCTGGACGCTTTCAAGGTAGAGCCGTTTGATCCGGATTCCGAGCTGAAAACGCTGCCAAATGTCGTTCTGACACCGCATTCCGCCGCTGTTTCTACGCAGGCTGTGCGCATGGTATTCAACCACTGTGCCGGTGTCATCGCATCATACATGCGCGGCGATCAGCCTCGCAGCCTGCTCAATCCGGAGTACGCAAAACATCGTTAA
- a CDS encoding HPr family phosphocarrier protein, producing the protein MITIEHTVSESVFVHAQVAAELTQKIKPLSSTVRLVKDNASVDANSILSIIGMAIKGGDHISFVLSGDSEKQDAKTLSAYLSEKL; encoded by the coding sequence ATGATTACCATTGAACATACAGTGTCCGAGTCGGTATTCGTTCATGCACAGGTTGCTGCGGAGCTGACACAGAAAATTAAGCCGTTATCTTCTACCGTTCGTCTGGTAAAGGACAACGCATCCGTTGACGCCAACAGCATCTTGTCCATCATCGGCATGGCCATCAAGGGCGGAGATCATATTTCCTTCGTCCTCTCCGGCGACAGCGAAAAGCAGGACGCAAAAACGCTCTCTGCATATCTCAGCGAAAAGCTGTAA